A stretch of Tripterygium wilfordii isolate XIE 37 chromosome 11, ASM1340144v1, whole genome shotgun sequence DNA encodes these proteins:
- the LOC120009635 gene encoding oxysterol-binding protein-related protein 1C-like, whose translation MHTFCCVSTVTDHTASPAKPLPYLSVMTSTSARSDNRHARSNSQIHNLMNHSQQNGVDVNRLSREAPAVDAVINDIVGNGVSGILYKWVNYGKGWRPRWFVLQDGVVSYYKIHGPDKIIVNQETEKGCKVIGEESLRRISRSTSHGNPSQRRRKPFGEVHLKVSSIRESRSDDKKFSIFTGTKRLHLRAETRDDRTAWMEALQAVKDMFPRMSNSELMAPSDNLMVSTEKLRQRLQEEGLSEAAIVDSEQIMRNEFSALQNQVGLLKQKQWLLMDTLRQLETEKVDLENTVVDESQKQLNDQGASSVLCQEKYSERSLSESDEDNERVDAAEEETDDEDNTFFETRDFLSSSSFRSNGSDLQTLSFSTDDDGLWAMESDDDIDPSMKSVRRNYPYVKRRKKLPDPVEKEKGVSLWSMIKDNIGKDLSRVCLPVYFNEPLSSLQKCFEDLEYSYLIDRAYEWGKRGNSLMRILNVAAFAVSGYASTDGRSCKPFNPLLGETYEADYPDKGLRFFSEKVSHHPMIVACHCEGTGWKFWADSNLKSKFWGRSIQLDPVGILTLEFDDGEVYKWSKVTTSIYNLILGKLYCDHYGTMRIEGNCGYSCKLKFKEQSIIDRNPHQVQGIVQDKNGKTVATLFGKWDESMHYMIGDYSGKGKGPGTPSEQHLLWKRSKPPRFPTRYNFTSFAITLNELMPGLKEQLPPTDSRLRPDQWCLENGEFDMANSEKLRLEQQQRQARKMQESGWKPRWFAMDKGSHTYRYIGGYWEAREQGNWGSCPDIFGPTHSDQPLE comes from the exons ATGCATACCTTCTGCTGTGTCTCCACCGTGACCGATCACACTGCCTCTCCAGCTAAGCCCTTGCCGTACCTCTCCGTCATGACTTCCACATCCGCGCGATCCGACAACCGCCATGCTCGCTCTAATTCACAAATCCACAATCTGATGAATCACAGCCAACAGAACGGCGTCGATGTAAATAGACTGAGTAGGGAGGCACCGGCGGTGGACGCCGTCATTAACGACATAGTAGGGAACGGGGTGTCGGGGATACTCTATAAGTGGGTGAATTACGGGAAAGGATGGAGGCCGAGGTGGTTTGTATTGCAGGACGGTGTGGTGTCTTATTACAAGATTCATGGACCTGATAAGATCATCGTTAACCAGGAGACCGAGAAAGGATGCAAGGTTATTGGTGAAGAGTCCCTGCGCAGGATTTCTAGGAGTACTAGTCACGGGAACCCCTCGCAGCGCAGGCGCAAGCCGTTTGGCGAAGTACACCTTAAG GTTTCTTCGATTCGTGAAAGCAGATCAGACGACAAGAAATTCTCCATATTCACCGGCACGAAGAGGCTCCATTTACGGGCAGAGACGCGAGATGATCGAACGGCATGGATGGAGGCATTGCAGGCAGTGAAGGACATGTTCCCGCGTATGTCAAACAGCGAGCTGATGGCTCCGTCGGACAACCTAATGGTCTCAACAGAGAAGTTGAGGCAGCGACTCCAGGAAGAGGGTTTAAGCGAAGCAGCAATCGTCGATAGCGAGCAGATCATGAGAAATGAGTTCTCTGCTCTTCAGAATCAGGTTGGGTTGCTTAAGCAGAAGCAATGGCTCCTCATGGACACCCTCCGCCAGTTAGAG ACAGAAAAGGTTGATCTGGAGAATACGGTTGTGGATGAGAGCCAAAAACAGCTGAATGACCAAGGGGCATCCTCTGTGTTATGTCAAGAAAAATATAGTG AAAGAAGTCTGAGCGAATCTGATGAGGATAATGAAAGAGTTGATGCTGCAGAGGAAGAAACAGATGATGAGGATAATACATTCTTTGAGACACGTGACTTTCTCTCATCTAGTTCTTTCAGAAGCAATGGGTCTGATCTTCAGACATTGTCTTTCTCTACTGATGATGATGGGCTATGGGCAATGGAATCTGATGACGACATTGATCCTTCAATGAAATCTGTTCGAAGAAACTACCCCTATGTTAAGCGGCGTAAGAAATTACCAGACCCAGTTGAAAAAGAGAAGGGTGTCAGTCTTTGGTCAATGATTAAGGATAACATCGGAAAGGATCTCAGTAGAGTTTGTCTTCCAGTTTACTTTAATGAGCCTCTCTCTTCTTTACAGAAGTGTTTTGAAGATCTGGAATATTCGTATCTCATTGACCGGGCATATGAATGGGGAAAAAGA GGTAATAGCCTCATGAGAATTCTTAATGTGGCTGCTTTTGCTGTGTCTGGTTACGCTTCAACGGATGGAAGAAGTTGCAAACCATTTAACCCATTACTTGGGGAAACGTATGAGGCTGATTACCCAGACAAAGGCCTTCGTTTTTTCTCAGAGAAG GTCAGTCATCATCCCATGATTGTTGCATGCCATTGTGAGGGTACGGGATGGAAATTTTGGGCCGATAGCAATCTGAAAAGCAAATTTTGGGGTCGTTCAATTCAACTTGATCCTGTTGGTATTTTGACCTTGGAGTTTGATGATGGAGAAGTTTACAAATGGAGCAAG GTTACGACATCAATATACAATCTCATATTAGGAAAGTTATACTGCGATCACTATGGTACCATGCGTATAGAGGGAAATTGTGGATATTCGTGTAAGCTGAAATTCAAGGAACAGTCTATTATAGACCGGAATCCTCATCAG GTGCAAGGTATAGTTCAAGATAAGAATGGGAAAACAGTGGCAACCCTATTTGGAAAGTGGGATGAGAGCATGCATTATATGATTGGTGACTATTCTGGTAAGGGGAAAGGACCAGGGACTCCCTCTGAACAACATTTGCTTTGGAAGCGGAGCAAGCCTCCCAGATTTCCCACTCGTTATAACTTTACAAGCTTCGCCATTACATTGAACGAGCTGATGCCTGGACTGAAG GAACAGTTGCCACCTACAGATTCAAGGCTGAGACCTGATCAATGGTGTTTAGAGAATGGGGAATTCGATATGGCCAATTCAGAAAAACTGCGGCTAGAGCAGCAGCAACGTCAG GCGCGGAAGATGCAAGAGAGTGGATGGAAGCCTCGTTGGTTTGCAATGGATAAAGGAAGCCACACGTATCGCTATATTGGTGGATATTGGGAGGCCAGAGAACAGGGCAATTGGGGCTCATGTCCTGATATATTTGGTCCTACCCATTCTGATCAGCCCCTGGAATAA